A genomic segment from Hypanus sabinus isolate sHypSab1 chromosome 8, sHypSab1.hap1, whole genome shotgun sequence encodes:
- the LOC132397655 gene encoding probable G-protein coupled receptor 139, with the protein MVQPAILTIGDVFYKALLILGIPANVVTLLTLQLRDCGISKNTTIYLVSMATSDLLVLIFYVGMSRILVPHFPQFFRYYPMACRFDLIMMFAVVDCSVWLTVSFTFDRFVAICFQGFKQRYCTTKTAAFIVSTVYLLTYARNFQYYFTVVPYFVYGGQEIGCKKNPAIYSDPGWKAFYWLQTILTPFAPYVTIVCFNVLTIRHILVASRVRQSFHSDGASRDSEMQNRQRAMVFLFGASASFILLWMSTVGLFLFSRITNRYSFRNYNDPFAVINEMSRMLRILNCSSSTCMYALSQYKFREELKKCGKFLKTLIWKSTAMTK; encoded by the exons ATGGTGCAACCCGCAATTCTGACGATCGGAGACGTTTTCTACAAGGCCCTGTTAATATTAGGTATTCCAG CTAATGTCGTCACGCTTTTGACACTCCAGCTGCGCGACTGTGGGATTTCTAAAAACACTACCATCTACCTCGTTTCTATGGCGACGTCGGATCTCCTCGTCCTAATCTTTTACGTCGGCATGAGCCGCATTCTCGTCCCTCACTTTCCACAGTTCTTTCGCTATTACCCTATGGCGTGTCGCTTCGACTTAATCATGATGTTCGCCGTGGTTGACTGTTCGGTCTGGCTAACCGTATCATTCaccttcgatcgctttgtggcgaTATGCTTTCAGGGTTTCAAGCAAAGATACTGTACAACAAAAACAGCAGCATTCATAGTGAGCACTGTTTACCTGTTAACTTATGCCAGGAACTTCCAGTACTATTTCACTGTCGTACCTTATTTCGTTTACGGCGGCCAAGAGATCGGTTGCAAGAAGAATCCAGCTATCTACTCTGACCCCGGATGGAAAGCTTTTTACTGGCTTCAGACGATTTTAACACCCTTCGCCCCCTACGTCACAATAGTTTGTTTCAACGTTTTGACAATCCGGCACATCCTAGTGGCCAGTCGCGTCCGTCAGAGTTTCCATTCAGATGGAGCATCAAGGGACTCGGAAATGCAGAATCGCCAAAGAGccatggtctttctgttcggTGCATCGGCTAGtttcatattactttggatgTCAACGGTGGGACTCTTCCTGTTTTCTCGAATCACAAATAGGTATTCCTTCCGGAATTACAACGATCCGTTCGCTGTCATCAATGAAATGTCTCGCATGTTGCGCATTCTAAATTGCAGTTCGAGCACTTGCATGTACGCTCTATCCCAGtataaattcagagaagagctgaagaaatgtggcaaattccTCAAAACTCTAATCTGGAAAAGCACTGCAATGACTAAGTGA